One region of Culex pipiens pallens isolate TS chromosome 2, TS_CPP_V2, whole genome shotgun sequence genomic DNA includes:
- the LOC120428849 gene encoding cdc42 homolog: MPKVKCVVLGDGFVGKTCMLMSYTVNQFPVTRRKPATLHSYQVPFTIGDDPWTLQLISIAGQHDFDRLRLLTYPETDVFLVCFSVVNPDSFQNVRKLWVPELRQHCPGTPFLLVGTQIDRWQEIGVLKRLARLRLKPVTRRQGVGMAREVRALGYVECSALTQRGLQDVFDRAILAALDGTGEVEFGNKCRVM, translated from the coding sequence ATGCCAAAGGTCAAGTGTGTCGTTCTGGGTGACGGCTTCGTCGGCAAGACCTGCATGCTGATGTCCTACACGGTCAACCAGTTCCCCGTGACGCGCCGCAAACCGGCCACACTGCACAGCTACCAGGTCCCATTCACGATCGGAGACGACCCGTGGACACTGCAGCTGATCTCCATCGCCGGACAGCACGACTTTGATCGTCTTCGGCTGCTTACTTATCCCGAAACGGACGTCTTCCTGGTGTGTTTCTCCGTCGTAAATCCGGACTCGTTTCAGAACGTGCGCAAGCTGTGGGTCCCGGAACTTCGGCAGCACTGCCCGGGGACGCCATTTTTGCTCGTTGGAACGCAAATCGATCGCTGGCAGGAGATTGGCGTTTTGAAGAGGCTGGCTAGGCTTAGACTTAAGCCGGTTACCCGGCGACAGGGTGTCGGAATGGCAAGGGAGGTTCGAGCCCTTGGGTACGTGGAATGCTCCGCGTTGACGCAGCGAGGACTGCAAGATGTGTTTGATCGAGCGATACTGGCAGCACTGGATGGAACGGGGGAGGTGGAGTTTGGAAACAAGTGTCGGGTTATGTGA